One genomic window of Meleagris gallopavo isolate NT-WF06-2002-E0010 breed Aviagen turkey brand Nicholas breeding stock chromosome 22, Turkey_5.1, whole genome shotgun sequence includes the following:
- the LOC100544361 gene encoding nucleolar protein 4-like isoform X1, with the protein MGPGCRLGRSLCRAGDGRKEAGSGCRAPGWRHRVGAATSLCATRGVGLGPVLRQALDETSVSSEDFDMNDSTWISADQHLNSSLSPSQDESMRSPQNLHGQEDDDSSSESCSGNGSSTLNPSTSSSTQGDSAFPEMNGNGTAAPMDFTASTDDQPINLCDKLTPAHVTPSYQSDSCSTDGLRSRVKYAVKTTAESPPYSSGSYDSVKTEVSGCPEDLTVGRAPTADEDDDDHDDHEDNDKINDSEGMDPERLKAFNMFVRLFVDENLDRMVPISKQPKEKIQAIIESCSRQFPEFQERARKRIRTYLKSCRRMKKNGMEMTRPTPPHLTSAMAENILAAACESETRKAAKRMRLEIYQTSQDEPIALDKQHSRDSTAITHSSYSLPASSYSQDPVYINGSLNYSYRGYGSLGGSLQPPAPLQTGNHSNGPTDLSMKGGASSTAQSNSTSRGMQAAQLSPTEISAVRQLIAGYRESAAFLLRSADELENLILQQN; encoded by the exons ATGGGAcctggctgcaggctggggagatccctgtgcagagctggggacGGCAGGAAGGAAGCAGGCAGCGGCTGCAGGGCCCCGGGCTGGAGGCACAGGGTGGGCGCTGCCACCTCCCTCTGTGCCACGCGTGGCGTGGGGCTGGGGCCGGTCCTGAGACAGGCGCTG GATGAGACGTCGGTGAGCAGCGAGGACTTTGATATGAATGACTCCACATGGATCTCAGCTGACCAGCACCTGAACTCCAGCCTGAGCCCCAGCCAGGACGAGAGCATGCGCAGCCCGCAGAACCTTCATGGCCAGGAGGatg ATGACTCCTCGTCAGAGAGCTGCAGCGGGAATGGCTCCTCCACCCTGAACCCCtccacctccagcagcacacagggcGACAGCGCCTTCCCCGAAATGAATGGGAATGGCACCGCAGCCCCCATGGACTTCACTGCCTCCACCGACGACCAGCCCATCAACCTTTGCGACAAGCTCACACCTGCCCATGTCACCCCTTCCTACCAGTCGGACAGCTGCAGCACCGACGGGCTGCGCAGCAGGGTGAAGTACGCGGTGAAGACCACAGCAGAG TCCCCACCATACAGCTCTGGCAGCTACGACTCCGTTAAGACCGAGGTCAGTGGCTGCCCTGAGGACCTGACAGTTGGCAGAGCCCCCACGGCTGACGAGGATGATGATGACCATGACGACCACGAGGACAACGATAAGATAAATGACTCGGAAGGGATGGACCCGGAGCGGCTAAAGGCCTTCAAT ATGTTTGTGCGCCTTTTCGTGGACGAGAACCTGGATCGGATGGTTCCCATCTCCAAGCAGCCCAAAGAGAAGATCCAGGCCATCATCGAGTCCTGCAGCCGACAGTTCCCCGAGTTCCAGGAGCGAGCTCGCAAACGCATCCGCACGTACCTCAAGTCCTGCCGCCGCATGAAAAAGAACGGCATGGAGATG ACGAGGCCCACGCCGCCGCACCTCACCTCGGCCATGGCTGAGAACATCCTGGCTGCTGCCTGCGAGAGCGAGACGCGGAAAGCAGCCAAGAGGATGCGGCTGGAGATCTACCAGACCTCGCAG GACGAACCGATCGCCCTGGACAAGCAGCACTCCAGAGACTCCACAGCCATCACCCACTCCTCCTATTCACTGCCAGCTTCGTCCTACTCTCAAGACCCCGTCTACATCAATGGAAGCCTCAACTACAGCTACCGTGGCTATGGGTCCCTGGGAGGCAGCCTGCAGCCACCTGCACCGCTCCAGACCGGGAACCACAGTAACG GTCCGACTGACCTCAGCATGAAGGGGGGGGCCTCCAGCACGGCCCAGTCCAACAGCACCAGCAGGGGGATGCAGGctgcccagctcagccccacagagaTCAGCGCCGTGCGGCAGCTCATCGCCGGCTACCGGGAGTCCGCGGCGTTTCTGCTCCGCTCTGCGGATGAACTGGAAAACCTCATTTTACAGCAGAACTGA
- the LOC100544361 gene encoding nucleolar protein 4-like isoform X2: protein MNDSTWISADQHLNSSLSPSQDESMRSPQNLHGQEDDDSSSESCSGNGSSTLNPSTSSSTQGDSAFPEMNGNGTAAPMDFTASTDDQPINLCDKLTPAHVTPSYQSDSCSTDGLRSRVKYAVKTTAESPPYSSGSYDSVKTEVSGCPEDLTVGRAPTADEDDDDHDDHEDNDKINDSEGMDPERLKAFNMFVRLFVDENLDRMVPISKQPKEKIQAIIESCSRQFPEFQERARKRIRTYLKSCRRMKKNGMEMTRPTPPHLTSAMAENILAAACESETRKAAKRMRLEIYQTSQDEPIALDKQHSRDSTAITHSSYSLPASSYSQDPVYINGSLNYSYRGYGSLGGSLQPPAPLQTGNHSNGPTDLSMKGGASSTAQSNSTSRGMQAAQLSPTEISAVRQLIAGYRESAAFLLRSADELENLILQQN from the exons ATGAATGACTCCACATGGATCTCAGCTGACCAGCACCTGAACTCCAGCCTGAGCCCCAGCCAGGACGAGAGCATGCGCAGCCCGCAGAACCTTCATGGCCAGGAGGatg ATGACTCCTCGTCAGAGAGCTGCAGCGGGAATGGCTCCTCCACCCTGAACCCCtccacctccagcagcacacagggcGACAGCGCCTTCCCCGAAATGAATGGGAATGGCACCGCAGCCCCCATGGACTTCACTGCCTCCACCGACGACCAGCCCATCAACCTTTGCGACAAGCTCACACCTGCCCATGTCACCCCTTCCTACCAGTCGGACAGCTGCAGCACCGACGGGCTGCGCAGCAGGGTGAAGTACGCGGTGAAGACCACAGCAGAG TCCCCACCATACAGCTCTGGCAGCTACGACTCCGTTAAGACCGAGGTCAGTGGCTGCCCTGAGGACCTGACAGTTGGCAGAGCCCCCACGGCTGACGAGGATGATGATGACCATGACGACCACGAGGACAACGATAAGATAAATGACTCGGAAGGGATGGACCCGGAGCGGCTAAAGGCCTTCAAT ATGTTTGTGCGCCTTTTCGTGGACGAGAACCTGGATCGGATGGTTCCCATCTCCAAGCAGCCCAAAGAGAAGATCCAGGCCATCATCGAGTCCTGCAGCCGACAGTTCCCCGAGTTCCAGGAGCGAGCTCGCAAACGCATCCGCACGTACCTCAAGTCCTGCCGCCGCATGAAAAAGAACGGCATGGAGATG ACGAGGCCCACGCCGCCGCACCTCACCTCGGCCATGGCTGAGAACATCCTGGCTGCTGCCTGCGAGAGCGAGACGCGGAAAGCAGCCAAGAGGATGCGGCTGGAGATCTACCAGACCTCGCAG GACGAACCGATCGCCCTGGACAAGCAGCACTCCAGAGACTCCACAGCCATCACCCACTCCTCCTATTCACTGCCAGCTTCGTCCTACTCTCAAGACCCCGTCTACATCAATGGAAGCCTCAACTACAGCTACCGTGGCTATGGGTCCCTGGGAGGCAGCCTGCAGCCACCTGCACCGCTCCAGACCGGGAACCACAGTAACG GTCCGACTGACCTCAGCATGAAGGGGGGGGCCTCCAGCACGGCCCAGTCCAACAGCACCAGCAGGGGGATGCAGGctgcccagctcagccccacagagaTCAGCGCCGTGCGGCAGCTCATCGCCGGCTACCGGGAGTCCGCGGCGTTTCTGCTCCGCTCTGCGGATGAACTGGAAAACCTCATTTTACAGCAGAACTGA